In the Sporomusaceae bacterium genome, one interval contains:
- a CDS encoding RNA polymerase sigma factor encodes MSENTPDFDRIYADHRPMIRRYLARLAGENEADDLTQETFIRVNQGLDTFKGQSSISTWIYQIATNIAADRLRSRVFKQAASTVYGPEHDQTRSSACASPPPSTEDQLVRKEMNQCIQSYVGFLPGNYRTVLILSEMEGLRNSEIAAILGLSLSTVKIRLHRAREKLRQELAANCIFYRTDCNQLACEPKGPVRRNAKPLALRKTPLKK; translated from the coding sequence ATGTCTGAAAACACGCCGGATTTTGACCGGATATACGCCGATCACCGCCCGATGATCCGCCGCTACCTGGCACGGCTGGCCGGAGAGAACGAAGCCGACGACCTAACCCAGGAAACCTTCATCAGGGTGAACCAGGGCTTAGACACGTTCAAAGGCCAGTCCAGCATTTCCACCTGGATATATCAAATAGCTACCAACATTGCCGCCGACAGGCTGCGCAGCCGCGTCTTCAAACAGGCGGCCTCCACCGTTTACGGCCCCGAACACGATCAAACACGAAGCTCTGCCTGCGCAAGCCCGCCACCTTCCACGGAAGACCAACTGGTCCGTAAGGAGATGAACCAATGTATCCAGAGCTATGTCGGTTTCCTCCCCGGCAATTATCGGACCGTTCTGATCCTCAGCGAAATGGAAGGGTTAAGGAACAGCGAGATCGCCGCCATTCTCGGATTGAGCTTAAGCACAGTAAAGATAAGGCTTCATCGCGCCAGGGAAAAACTCCGGCAGGAGCTCGCCGCCAACTGCATCTTCTACCGAACTGACTGCAACCAGCTAGCCTGCGAACCCAAAGGACCGGTAAGAAGAAATGCCAAACCACTCGCCCTGAGAAAAACGCCGCTCAAAAAATGA